In Alkalibaculum bacchi, a single genomic region encodes these proteins:
- a CDS encoding YbaB/EbfC family nucleoid-associated protein, with the protein MAKKGFPGGMGNMNNMMKQVQKMQADMQKMQGELEEKEIEATSGGGAVKVIANGKKNIVSIKINPEVVDEDDVEMLEDLVLAAVNEALRSAEAMVSDEMSKITGGMNLPKGLF; encoded by the coding sequence ATGGCAAAAAAAGGTTTTCCAGGCGGAATGGGTAATATGAATAATATGATGAAGCAAGTTCAGAAGATGCAAGCAGATATGCAAAAAATGCAAGGCGAATTAGAAGAAAAAGAAATAGAAGCTACCTCTGGTGGTGGAGCAGTAAAAGTTATAGCTAATGGAAAGAAAAATATTGTCTCAATTAAAATCAATCCAGAAGTAGTAGATGAAGATGATGTAGAAATGCTAGAAGACTTAGTACTGGCTGCTGTAAATGAAGCTTTAAGAAGTGCAGAAGCAATGGTAAGCGACGAAATGAGCAAAATAACAGGGGGAATGAATCTACCAAAGGGGCTATTTTAG
- a CDS encoding YlbF family regulator: MSLKAIGKAMAKELMETKEYQLMNKKRRELYAHPKLGTLVKNYEAKQVKIVNMAASPEKKQSLMTSLTKEYQGLLMTREMKEYRNAIDGFQKKTFAVFNELNVEISMIINQ; encoded by the coding sequence ATGAGCCTTAAAGCGATTGGAAAAGCAATGGCAAAGGAATTGATGGAAACAAAAGAATACCAGCTGATGAATAAAAAAAGAAGAGAGCTTTACGCACATCCTAAATTAGGTACTCTCGTAAAAAACTACGAAGCAAAACAAGTGAAGATTGTCAATATGGCTGCATCTCCAGAAAAAAAGCAATCCTTAATGACTTCTCTTACAAAAGAATATCAAGGACTTCTTATGACAAGAGAAATGAAAGAATACCGAAATGCTATTGACGGGTTTCAAAAGAAAACTTTCGCTGTATTTAATGAGCTAAATGTAGAGATTAGTATGATTATTAATCAATAA
- a CDS encoding carboxymuconolactone decarboxylase family protein, which translates to MNSKQKEIKELLSTFLEGMRNLSSEDQQVYRPFQDLINAINNPGELEEKAKVLISIGIATYSRNEQSLVYHINEAYKLGATQEEIAEAAMVSVISGGMDSMTFFVTYVKDAIEALQTK; encoded by the coding sequence ATGAATTCAAAGCAAAAAGAAATAAAAGAATTATTAAGTACATTTTTAGAGGGAATGAGAAATTTATCTTCAGAAGACCAGCAAGTTTACAGACCCTTTCAAGATTTAATCAATGCCATTAATAATCCAGGTGAATTAGAGGAAAAAGCAAAAGTGCTTATTAGCATTGGTATTGCAACATACAGTAGAAATGAACAATCCTTAGTCTATCATATAAATGAAGCTTATAAACTAGGAGCAACACAAGAAGAGATTGCAGAAGCGGCTATGGTATCTGTTATATCAGGTGGTATGGATTCTATGACCTTTTTTGTTACCTATGTAAAAGATGCTATTGAAGCACTACAAACAAAATAG
- a CDS encoding bh protein — translation MSNSHMDAYLFCIHCDNETKHSIHYKSNKINMIKCTSCGVEVKIDQDYVQKHFKEEFVHRVLTKPARMTKEMEADLTGFLKSLPFRVVTKPFRVYREFKE, via the coding sequence ATGTCAAATTCTCATATGGATGCCTATCTATTTTGTATACATTGTGATAATGAAACGAAACATAGTATTCACTATAAGAGCAATAAGATCAATATGATTAAATGTACTAGTTGCGGTGTAGAGGTAAAAATTGATCAAGATTACGTACAAAAGCACTTTAAAGAAGAATTTGTTCATAGAGTTTTGACAAAGCCTGCTAGAATGACAAAGGAAATGGAAGCAGACCTGACAGGGTTTTTGAAGAGTTTACCATTTCGAGTAGTGACAAAACCTTTTAGGGTATATAGAGAATTTAAAGAATAG
- the recR gene encoding recombination mediator RecR gives MSYYSEPISKLIHEFSKLPGIGNKSAQRLAMHVLKMNSEDVKNLADAIVEAKEKVINCSTCFNITSNDPCSICSDIRRDQGTICIVQEANDIIAIEKTKEYHGLYHVLQGAISPMEGIGPNEIRIRELILRLQKEDVQEVILATNPNIEGEATAMYISKLIKPSGIKVTRIAHGIPIGGNLEYTDEVTLSKAIEGRHEI, from the coding sequence ATGTCGTATTATTCAGAGCCAATTTCAAAATTAATACATGAATTTAGTAAATTACCTGGCATAGGAAACAAATCTGCTCAGAGATTGGCAATGCATGTGTTGAAGATGAATAGTGAAGATGTAAAAAATTTAGCTGATGCAATCGTAGAGGCAAAAGAAAAGGTGATTAACTGTTCTACTTGCTTTAATATTACATCAAATGACCCTTGTTCCATTTGTTCTGATATTCGAAGAGACCAGGGCACTATTTGTATTGTTCAAGAGGCCAACGATATCATTGCTATCGAAAAGACAAAAGAATACCATGGCTTATATCATGTATTGCAGGGAGCAATCTCACCTATGGAGGGAATAGGACCAAACGAAATTCGGATTAGAGAGCTTATATTGAGGCTTCAAAAGGAAGATGTCCAAGAGGTGATCCTAGCCACAAACCCTAATATTGAAGGGGAAGCCACTGCAATGTACATCTCTAAACTAATAAAACCTTCAGGAATCAAAGTCACCAGAATAGCTCACGGCATTCCAATAGGAGGTAATTTAGAATACACAGACGAAGTAACCCTATCAAAAGCTATTGAAGGAAGACATGAAATATGA
- the sleB gene encoding spore cortex-lytic enzyme, which translates to MKVRKKRQITLLLTLTILAFLFVEGSVLAQNAIYYGSDPDAVGKVQRKLKEWGYYDYGVDGYYGWRTEEAVKKFQRKNGLDVDGICGANTLKELGLGNLVNKSRSTSSPKKASGNRSEARLLAQCINGEARGEPYVGQVAVAAVILNRVNHPEFPNSISGVIYQPGAFDAVSDGQIYLEPSESSVKAANDALAGWDPSGGAIYYYNPVTSTNQWILSRPIIAEIGKHVFCD; encoded by the coding sequence ATGAAAGTTAGGAAGAAAAGACAGATTACTTTACTGTTAACTTTAACAATTCTCGCTTTCCTATTTGTAGAAGGATCCGTATTAGCGCAAAATGCCATCTACTATGGAAGCGATCCTGATGCAGTTGGAAAAGTTCAAAGAAAATTAAAAGAATGGGGCTATTATGACTACGGTGTAGACGGATATTATGGCTGGAGAACAGAAGAGGCTGTAAAAAAGTTTCAGCGAAAAAATGGCTTGGATGTAGACGGAATTTGTGGTGCAAATACATTAAAGGAATTGGGTTTAGGGAATCTAGTCAATAAAAGTAGGAGCACTTCTTCTCCAAAGAAAGCAAGTGGAAATAGGAGTGAAGCCCGTTTACTAGCACAATGTATCAATGGAGAAGCGAGAGGAGAACCTTATGTAGGACAAGTTGCAGTAGCCGCAGTTATTTTAAATCGAGTAAATCATCCTGAATTCCCTAATAGCATAAGTGGTGTAATTTATCAACCAGGGGCATTTGATGCAGTTTCAGATGGTCAAATATACCTAGAGCCTTCAGAGTCCTCCGTTAAGGCTGCAAATGATGCATTGGCTGGCTGGGATCCTTCTGGTGGGGCTATATACTATTACAATCCAGTAACGTCTACGAATCAGTGGATATTATCTAGGCCGATTATTGCAGAAATTGGAAAGCACGTATTTTGTGATTAG
- a CDS encoding Cof-type HAD-IIB family hydrolase: MDYQLIATDMDGTLLDSNKSIPKESIEALHILENKGIKIMFSTGRPIESAASYATSININPSFAACNGAVISYEDYLETIHLDKEQIIKTAKICDELNFEYIIYTENMGYYTSLDIYNEYYRDNKLVRADAVSKVLFNTIQDIMDLDDMNKIIKVDFFDPKSRIMDIYSQFPIDLNKSNLILQDESSIEITNKKVSKGNAVKKVAEYYKIPREKIIAIGDGGNDVSMFEYAGCSVSMGNARDIVKSKADMVTDTNDNLGFVKALKKLNIL; the protein is encoded by the coding sequence ATGGATTACCAATTAATTGCCACGGATATGGATGGAACTCTTTTAGATAGCAATAAATCGATACCAAAGGAAAGTATTGAAGCCTTACATATTTTAGAAAATAAAGGGATCAAAATCATGTTTTCTACTGGGAGACCTATTGAATCAGCAGCGTCTTATGCTACTTCTATAAATATTAATCCCAGTTTTGCTGCCTGCAATGGTGCGGTCATATCTTATGAAGATTATTTAGAAACCATCCACTTAGATAAAGAACAAATTATCAAAACAGCTAAAATATGCGATGAGTTAAATTTTGAATACATAATCTACACAGAAAATATGGGTTATTATACATCTCTAGATATTTATAACGAATACTATAGAGACAATAAATTGGTGCGAGCAGATGCCGTATCTAAAGTACTATTTAATACAATCCAAGATATTATGGATTTAGACGATATGAATAAAATTATAAAGGTAGATTTCTTTGATCCAAAATCTCGGATAATGGATATATACTCTCAATTTCCCATTGATTTGAACAAATCAAATTTAATCTTACAAGATGAATCTAGTATCGAAATAACCAACAAAAAGGTTAGCAAAGGAAATGCAGTCAAAAAAGTTGCAGAGTATTATAAAATACCAAGAGAAAAAATCATCGCCATAGGTGATGGAGGCAATGATGTGAGCATGTTCGAATACGCAGGTTGTAGTGTATCCATGGGCAATGCTAGAGACATAGTAAAAAGCAAAGCAGACATGGTGACGGACACGAATGACAATCTTGGTTTTGTAAAAGCCCTAAAAAAATTAAATATTTTATAG
- the ispF gene encoding 2-C-methyl-D-erythritol 2,4-cyclodiphosphate synthase → MRIGIGYDVHKLVEDRDLIIGGVKIPHCKGLLGHSDADVLIHAIMDAILGALGLGDIGKHFPDTDEKYKGANSMELLGHVYTLMIDYSYTIGNIDGIIVAQKPKMAPHIETMKENIAGVLQIPKEDVNIKATTEEGLGFTGTEEGIASHAAVILKRKAEC, encoded by the coding sequence ATGCGAATAGGAATAGGGTACGATGTTCATAAATTAGTGGAAGATCGAGATTTGATCATAGGCGGGGTGAAAATTCCTCATTGTAAAGGATTATTAGGTCATTCAGATGCGGATGTATTAATACACGCTATTATGGATGCTATTTTAGGAGCTCTTGGCCTAGGTGATATCGGCAAGCATTTTCCAGATACAGATGAAAAATACAAAGGTGCAAATAGCATGGAGCTACTTGGACATGTATATACATTAATGATAGATTATTCTTACACTATAGGAAATATTGATGGAATTATTGTAGCGCAAAAACCTAAGATGGCGCCTCATATAGAAACTATGAAAGAAAATATTGCAGGAGTTCTTCAAATACCAAAAGAAGATGTGAATATAAAAGCTACTACAGAAGAAGGACTAGGCTTTACAGGTACAGAAGAGGGCATAGCTAGTCACGCGGCAGTAATTTTAAAGCGGAAAGCTGAATGCTGA
- the cysS gene encoding cysteine--tRNA ligase, producing the protein MKLYNTIHQQKEEFKPIEENKVKMYVCGPTVYNFFHIGNARPFIIFDVLRRYFEYIGYEVTYIQNFTDVDDKIINKAIEEGVEASEISERYIEEYFIDADGLGVKRATMHPKVSENMDAIISFVQKLVDKGLAYNVDGNVYYRVNRFKEYGKLSKQSIEDLEQGARISISEEKEDPLDFALWKKEKPGEPSWESPWGNGRPGWHIECSAMSQKYLGDTIDIHGGGQDLIFPHHENEIAQTEGVTDKTFSNYWIHNGYININNEKMSKSKGNFFTIRDISQEIDLEVVRFFMLSAHYRHPINFSKDLLEQSNTALNRLYNTRDHLLFLLEKAKENNNEIEPWALRLPKYKEAFKNAMEDDINTAEAIAVIFELIKAINTNIDEKSNKITVKASLDLFTELTGVLGIVTKKEEKLLDVEIEEMIERRQIARSQKDFALSDQIRDELKDKGIVLEDTREGVKWKRI; encoded by the coding sequence ATGAAATTATATAACACAATTCACCAACAGAAAGAAGAATTTAAGCCTATTGAAGAGAATAAGGTGAAAATGTATGTATGTGGACCTACGGTTTATAACTTTTTTCATATTGGTAATGCTAGGCCTTTTATTATTTTTGATGTTTTAAGAAGGTATTTTGAATATATAGGATATGAAGTTACTTATATACAGAACTTTACAGATGTAGATGATAAAATTATTAATAAAGCCATTGAAGAAGGTGTGGAAGCATCGGAAATCTCTGAAAGATATATTGAAGAGTATTTTATTGATGCCGATGGTTTAGGAGTCAAAAGGGCCACAATGCACCCTAAAGTCAGTGAAAATATGGACGCTATTATTTCCTTTGTTCAAAAATTGGTGGATAAAGGTCTAGCCTATAATGTAGATGGAAATGTATATTACAGGGTAAACAGATTTAAAGAATACGGCAAATTGTCTAAACAATCTATTGAAGATCTAGAGCAAGGCGCAAGAATTTCTATCAGTGAAGAAAAAGAAGACCCTCTTGATTTTGCACTATGGAAAAAGGAAAAACCAGGGGAACCTTCATGGGAAAGTCCATGGGGAAATGGTAGACCAGGTTGGCATATTGAGTGCTCCGCAATGAGTCAAAAGTACTTAGGCGACACGATAGACATCCATGGAGGTGGACAGGATTTAATTTTCCCTCACCATGAGAATGAAATTGCGCAAACAGAAGGGGTTACAGATAAAACATTTTCAAATTATTGGATTCACAATGGCTATATCAATATAAATAACGAAAAAATGTCCAAATCTAAGGGGAATTTTTTTACTATTCGAGACATTTCCCAGGAAATCGACTTAGAAGTAGTGCGTTTTTTCATGTTAAGCGCCCATTATCGTCATCCAATTAACTTTAGTAAAGATTTACTAGAACAATCGAACACAGCATTAAATAGATTGTACAATACTAGAGATCATTTGTTGTTCTTATTGGAAAAAGCAAAAGAAAATAACAATGAAATAGAACCATGGGCTTTGAGATTGCCAAAATACAAAGAAGCTTTTAAAAATGCTATGGAAGACGATATCAATACGGCTGAAGCTATTGCAGTAATCTTTGAATTGATTAAAGCGATTAATACCAATATCGACGAGAAGAGCAACAAAATAACAGTGAAAGCCTCATTAGATCTTTTTACAGAATTGACAGGAGTCCTAGGAATTGTGACAAAAAAAGAAGAGAAACTATTAGATGTTGAAATCGAAGAAATGATAGAGCGAAGACAAATTGCTCGAAGCCAAAAGGACTTTGCCTTATCTGATCAAATACGAGATGAATTAAAAGACAAAGGCATTGTTTTAGAAGATACAAGAGAAGGTGTAAAGTGGAAGAGAATTTAG
- the dnaX gene encoding DNA polymerase III subunit gamma/tau → MEHIALYRRYRPTNFSEVIGQDNIVKILKNQIITEKIGHAYLFSGTRGTGKTSAAKIFAKAVNCENHGTGEPCQKCETCKAIDNNNIMDIVEIDAASNRGVDEIRELRERVKYPPTVGSYKVYIIDEVHMLTTEAFNALLKTLEEPPKHVIFILATTEPNKLPTTILSRCQRFHFKRLELKDIYSRMDYICTELNVQIEEKTLKLIAKNADGAMRDALSILEQCLSISDDNMVDYNSVKELLGISGDQLVYGLIENIIHKDIHSALNTLEQAYGNGKEIAQLVNQMVVCLRDMLILKVTNSSDNLMEASEENTNTLRELSTQVENELLSYYIESLAEMESKIKYSTLPKVLMEVLLIKLCSVGLSTNTVTNSNVEIAQDKISNRKPIEKIIESTQSKNNRQEERKQAKGNIDFETLCNTIKKDRPLIGTALEMGTCKEISDEKCSVAFNKDNSFHYNTVHKNRQYIEDQVKKLINPNCYFNCGTEEKGGDDFLSRTKEVFGEDKVFLTDK, encoded by the coding sequence ATGGAACATATAGCTTTATACCGAAGATATCGACCTACAAACTTTTCAGAGGTTATTGGTCAAGATAATATTGTTAAGATATTAAAAAATCAAATTATAACAGAAAAAATTGGTCACGCTTATTTATTTAGTGGAACTCGAGGAACTGGGAAAACTTCTGCTGCTAAGATTTTTGCAAAAGCTGTAAATTGCGAAAATCATGGAACTGGTGAACCATGTCAGAAATGCGAAACTTGTAAGGCAATCGACAATAATAATATCATGGATATTGTCGAAATTGATGCTGCTTCAAATCGAGGGGTAGATGAAATCCGAGAGTTAAGAGAGCGGGTCAAATATCCACCTACAGTGGGAAGCTACAAGGTCTATATTATAGACGAGGTTCACATGTTGACTACAGAAGCCTTTAATGCCTTACTAAAGACTTTAGAAGAGCCTCCGAAGCATGTTATCTTTATTTTGGCCACTACTGAACCAAATAAATTACCTACGACCATTCTGTCTAGATGTCAAAGATTTCACTTTAAAAGATTGGAATTGAAAGACATCTATAGTAGAATGGACTATATATGCACAGAACTTAATGTACAAATTGAAGAAAAAACCTTAAAACTCATTGCTAAAAATGCAGATGGAGCCATGAGAGATGCTCTAAGCATATTAGAACAATGTCTATCTATTAGCGATGATAATATGGTAGATTACAATAGCGTAAAAGAGTTATTAGGTATCAGTGGGGATCAATTGGTCTATGGACTTATTGAAAATATTATTCATAAAGATATTCACAGTGCCCTTAACACTTTAGAGCAAGCCTATGGAAATGGAAAAGAAATTGCCCAATTAGTCAATCAGATGGTGGTATGTCTAAGAGATATGCTCATACTAAAGGTAACAAATTCCTCTGATAATCTAATGGAAGCAAGTGAAGAAAATACGAATACATTAAGAGAGCTAAGCACTCAAGTAGAAAATGAATTGTTATCTTATTATATTGAAAGTTTAGCGGAGATGGAAAGCAAAATAAAATACAGCACTCTACCAAAGGTCTTAATGGAAGTACTTCTGATCAAGCTTTGTAGCGTAGGTTTATCTACAAATACAGTGACAAATTCTAATGTAGAAATTGCTCAGGACAAAATATCGAATAGAAAACCAATAGAAAAGATTATAGAAAGTACGCAAAGTAAAAATAATAGACAAGAAGAGCGTAAACAAGCAAAGGGGAATATTGACTTTGAGACATTGTGCAATACTATAAAAAAAGACAGACCACTCATAGGAACGGCTCTTGAAATGGGAACGTGCAAAGAGATTTCAGATGAAAAATGTAGCGTTGCCTTTAATAAAGACAATTCCTTTCACTACAATACGGTACACAAAAACAGACAGTATATTGAAGACCAAGTAAAAAAATTAATAAATCCAAATTGCTATTTTAATTGTGGGACTGAAGAAAAGGGAGGAGACGACTTCCTAAGTCGCACAAAAGAAGTATTTGGAGAAGATAAAGTTTTTTTAACAGATAAATAG
- the ychF gene encoding redox-regulated ATPase YchF: MKIGIVGLPNVGKSTLFNAITKAGAQSANYPFCTIEPNVGVVSVPDYRLDKLVALYNSEKTVPTAIEFFDIAGLVKGASKGEGLGNKFLANIREVDAIAHVVRCFEDTNIVHVDGKVDPTRDLETINLELIFSDLEVLERRIQKTSKNAKSGNKGDKVELEILIKIKEILEGGKFASEKNFDEDEWEIIKSLQLLTTKPVLYIANVSEEDVASEDNEMVKALKEYVKDEGSEVIKICASIEEEISQFEPEEKEEFLRELGLSESGLDKVIKSGYKLLGLITYITAGPKEVRAWTITEGTKAPQAAGKIHTDFERGFIRAEITPYEKLMEAGSDVKAKELGWTRVEGKDYEVKDGDVILFRFNV; this comes from the coding sequence ATGAAAATTGGAATCGTTGGCTTACCAAATGTAGGTAAGAGTACTTTGTTTAATGCAATAACAAAAGCAGGAGCCCAGTCAGCAAATTATCCCTTTTGCACAATTGAACCAAATGTTGGCGTAGTATCTGTTCCTGATTACAGATTAGATAAATTAGTAGCTTTATATAATAGTGAAAAGACCGTACCAACAGCTATTGAGTTCTTTGACATTGCTGGTCTAGTAAAGGGAGCTAGTAAAGGCGAGGGTCTAGGCAACAAGTTTTTGGCTAATATCCGTGAAGTAGATGCCATTGCTCATGTGGTAAGATGTTTTGAAGATACGAATATTGTTCACGTAGATGGTAAAGTAGATCCTACTCGAGATCTAGAGACCATCAATCTTGAATTAATATTTTCAGATTTAGAAGTATTAGAAAGAAGAATTCAAAAAACTTCTAAAAATGCGAAATCAGGCAATAAAGGCGATAAAGTAGAATTAGAAATTCTCATAAAGATTAAAGAGATATTAGAAGGGGGCAAGTTTGCCTCAGAAAAGAACTTTGATGAAGATGAGTGGGAAATCATTAAATCTCTTCAGCTGCTCACTACAAAACCTGTCCTTTACATTGCAAATGTCTCAGAAGAAGACGTAGCAAGTGAAGACAATGAAATGGTCAAGGCCTTAAAAGAGTATGTCAAAGATGAGGGTTCAGAAGTAATAAAAATCTGTGCTAGTATTGAAGAAGAAATATCTCAGTTTGAGCCAGAAGAAAAAGAAGAGTTTTTAAGGGAATTAGGTTTATCTGAGTCGGGATTAGACAAAGTAATCAAATCCGGTTATAAACTGCTAGGTTTAATTACTTATATTACAGCAGGACCAAAGGAAGTAAGGGCGTGGACTATAACGGAGGGAACAAAAGCCCCACAAGCCGCTGGAAAAATTCATACTGATTTTGAACGAGGATTTATCCGGGCAGAGATTACCCCTTATGAAAAATTAATGGAAGCAGGTTCCGACGTAAAAGCAAAAGAATTAGGCTGGACCCGAGTAGAAGGAAAAGACTATGAAGTCAAAGACGGCGATGTAATACTTTTCCGATTCAATGTTTAA
- a CDS encoding Mini-ribonuclease 3, whose protein sequence is MEENLENQDCFDLFSKNLSLKEVKAMNPLTLAYIGDAVYEICIRKYLVLKHPIKVNELNKKCIKFVKATAQKSVVNAIEGELTEEEIRIIKRGRNSSPKTVPKHTQLIDYKLATGFEALLGYLYLLGDQKRLEYIIEQAIKITLADSI, encoded by the coding sequence GTGGAAGAGAATTTAGAAAATCAAGATTGTTTTGACCTGTTTTCAAAGAACCTTTCCTTAAAAGAGGTCAAAGCCATGAATCCACTCACCTTAGCCTATATAGGAGATGCAGTGTATGAAATCTGTATCAGAAAATATTTAGTTTTAAAACACCCTATTAAGGTAAATGAGCTCAATAAAAAGTGCATAAAATTTGTGAAGGCTACTGCACAAAAGAGTGTTGTAAATGCTATAGAAGGGGAATTAACAGAAGAAGAGATTCGCATAATAAAAAGAGGCAGAAACTCCTCTCCAAAAACCGTTCCCAAACACACCCAATTAATAGACTACAAGCTAGCCACAGGGTTCGAAGCTTTACTGGGCTATTTGTATTTACTTGGAGATCAAAAAAGACTTGAATATATTATAGAACAAGCAATAAAAATAACGTTAGCTGATAGTATATAG
- the ypeB gene encoding germination protein YpeB, whose translation MKNKNIIIGVLLVALIGIGVFGYQQRQETTSYRTRLENNYQYDFQSLLSTVKNIETNMSKAIVSSSHSMSVELLTEVWRQADLAQTYLGRLPLTHSTLKDTAKFLNQVGDFSYSMAKIHMDSGTLTKEQRNDFQRLNNSCSYLSQQLQEMNESVTSGEITFAEGSRESNEGNLDEAAENLVMRNFTTVQKEMEDYPKLIYDGPFSDHISEVEPKWIEGEKITIEEGQKKAIEFIGSENVEEVESSGNVEGVIKAYKYNIKIKDQEESAYVEITQKGGHVLKAMMNRVPHQQKLSMKEAQKKADEFLKEKGYKNMENSYYQKYSNVGVFNYAYTEGDVLCYPDLIKVQIALDNGGFLGIEAQGFHYAHHEREIEKPVITMEQAKENLVKDFELTSERLAIIPTDFKSEVLCYELKGTYNYKWFIIYINAKTGEEEQILQIIEADESVLTL comes from the coding sequence ATGAAGAATAAAAATATTATTATCGGTGTTCTCTTGGTAGCTTTAATAGGCATTGGTGTATTCGGTTATCAACAAAGACAGGAGACAACAAGCTACCGAACAAGATTAGAAAATAATTATCAATATGATTTTCAATCATTGCTCAGTACTGTAAAAAATATAGAGACCAATATGTCAAAGGCTATAGTCAGTTCATCTCACTCTATGTCTGTTGAACTGTTGACAGAAGTTTGGAGACAGGCCGATTTAGCTCAAACCTATTTGGGTAGATTGCCACTTACTCACTCTACACTAAAGGATACAGCTAAGTTTTTAAATCAAGTTGGAGATTTTTCGTATTCAATGGCAAAAATTCATATGGACTCTGGAACTTTGACGAAAGAACAGCGAAATGATTTTCAAAGGCTAAATAATAGTTGTAGTTATTTATCTCAACAATTACAGGAAATGAATGAAAGCGTCACCTCAGGAGAGATTACATTTGCAGAAGGCTCTAGAGAAAGCAATGAAGGAAATTTAGATGAAGCAGCTGAAAATCTAGTTATGAGAAACTTTACAACAGTACAAAAAGAAATGGAAGATTACCCTAAGTTAATATATGATGGACCTTTTTCGGATCACATTTCAGAAGTGGAACCTAAGTGGATAGAAGGGGAAAAAATTACAATAGAAGAAGGCCAGAAAAAGGCAATTGAGTTTATCGGTAGTGAAAATGTTGAAGAGGTAGAAAGCTCTGGTAATGTTGAGGGTGTCATAAAAGCGTATAAGTATAATATTAAAATAAAAGATCAAGAGGAAAGCGCATATGTAGAGATCACACAAAAGGGTGGTCATGTGCTTAAAGCGATGATGAATAGAGTACCTCATCAGCAGAAATTATCTATGAAAGAAGCCCAAAAGAAGGCAGATGAATTCTTAAAAGAAAAAGGATACAAAAATATGGAGAACTCCTATTATCAAAAATATTCTAATGTAGGCGTATTCAATTATGCTTATACAGAAGGAGATGTCCTTTGTTATCCTGATTTGATTAAAGTTCAAATAGCCCTTGATAATGGCGGATTTTTAGGAATCGAAGCGCAGGGTTTCCACTACGCTCATCATGAGAGAGAAATAGAAAAGCCTGTCATTACGATGGAACAAGCGAAAGAGAATCTAGTAAAGGACTTTGAATTAACCAGTGAACGACTGGCCATTATACCAACAGATTTTAAATCAGAAGTACTTTGCTATGAATTAAAGGGAACCTATAATTACAAATGGTTTATCATTTATATCAATGCAAAAACCGGCGAAGAAGAACAAATACTTCAAATTATAGAGGCAGATGAATCGGTGTTAACTCTATAA